In Paraburkholderia caribensis, a single window of DNA contains:
- a CDS encoding sugar porter family MFS transporter — MSTLTDCSAPTQSRSRRYGLFVCLMAALAGLLFGLDIGVISGALPFIAKHFVLNDRSQEWIVSSMMVGAAIGALGAGWLSWRLGRRYALALAATLFIVGSLWSGLAGSPADLIGARLLLGLAVGMASFTAPLYLSEVAPRQVRGAMISTYQLMITVGILAAFLSNIGLSYVADWRWMLGVIAIPAAFFLAGVLALPDSPRWLLQRNRAAEARAVLQRLHGNPADVQAELEQVTEDNTRPQRGWSLLRKNPNFRRSVLLGVVLQIFQQLTGINVVMYYAPRIFELAGFGTHEQQLWATVIVGLVNVVATFGAIAFVDRWGRKPILYAGCAVMAFGMCSLGFLLHAGVAGLTAQVLAVAALLLFIAGFAMSAGPLVWILCSEIQPQQGRDFGIAVSTLVNWVANMAVAATFLSLLSTVGEANTFVLYAVLNVIFAIVVFFYVPETRGVSLEKLGNDLMAGKRLRDLGKGN; from the coding sequence ATGAGCACCCTCACCGACTGCAGCGCCCCCACCCAATCGAGATCCAGACGCTACGGGCTCTTCGTCTGCCTCATGGCGGCGCTCGCCGGCCTGTTGTTCGGTCTCGATATCGGCGTGATTTCAGGCGCCCTGCCCTTTATCGCGAAGCATTTCGTTCTGAACGACCGCTCGCAGGAATGGATCGTCAGTTCGATGATGGTCGGCGCGGCGATCGGCGCACTGGGTGCCGGCTGGCTGTCATGGCGACTCGGACGCCGCTACGCGCTGGCGCTGGCGGCGACACTGTTCATCGTCGGCTCGCTCTGGTCGGGGCTCGCGGGCAGCCCGGCCGATCTGATCGGCGCACGCTTGCTGCTGGGACTTGCGGTCGGCATGGCGTCCTTCACGGCGCCGCTTTACCTGTCGGAGGTAGCGCCGCGCCAGGTGCGCGGGGCCATGATCTCCACGTATCAACTGATGATTACCGTCGGGATTCTGGCCGCCTTCCTGTCGAACATCGGCCTTTCCTATGTGGCCGACTGGCGCTGGATGCTGGGCGTGATCGCGATCCCGGCCGCGTTCTTTCTGGCAGGCGTGCTTGCTCTCCCCGACAGCCCGCGCTGGCTGCTCCAGCGCAACCGTGCAGCGGAAGCCCGCGCCGTCCTCCAGCGCCTTCACGGCAACCCCGCCGACGTGCAAGCCGAACTCGAACAGGTCACCGAAGACAACACGCGCCCCCAGCGAGGCTGGAGCCTGCTGCGCAAGAACCCGAACTTTCGTCGTTCCGTGCTGCTCGGCGTCGTGCTGCAGATCTTCCAGCAACTCACCGGCATCAACGTCGTGATGTACTACGCGCCGCGCATCTTCGAACTGGCCGGCTTCGGCACCCATGAGCAGCAATTGTGGGCTACCGTCATCGTCGGCCTCGTCAACGTCGTGGCAACCTTCGGCGCCATCGCCTTCGTCGATCGCTGGGGCCGCAAACCGATTCTCTATGCGGGATGCGCGGTCATGGCATTCGGCATGTGCTCGCTCGGGTTTCTTCTGCATGCGGGTGTGGCGGGTCTCACGGCACAGGTTCTGGCCGTCGCGGCGCTGCTGCTTTTCATCGCAGGCTTCGCCATGTCCGCGGGTCCGCTGGTGTGGATTCTCTGCTCGGAGATTCAACCCCAGCAGGGACGCGACTTCGGCATCGCTGTCTCGACCCTGGTCAACTGGGTGGCCAACATGGCTGTCGCGGCAACGTTCCTCAGCCTGTTGTCCACGGTTGGCGAAGCAAACACCTTCGTGCTGTATGCCGTGCTCAACGTGATCTTTGCGATCGTGGTGTTCTTTTATGTACCCGAGACCCGCGGTGTCTCCCTCGAGAAGCTGGGTAACGACCTGATGGCCGGCAAGCGCCTGCGTGATCTGGGCAAGGGCAATTAA
- a CDS encoding MFS transporter: MNMDSVTAHHPGHPSHEVVSPPVPGKRVSRLIIATSIGNALEFYDLIAYGYFATTLSKLFFPAHDATISLLLTLGTFALSYLARPIGALVLGSYSDRKGRKASLTLSIAMMTLGTGMVALMPTYASIGLLAPIGIFASRLLQGFSAGGEFGSSTAFLIEHAPERSGFMSSWQFSSQGASTLLASAFGAVLTGMLTQPQLEGWGWRIPFLFGMLIGPVGLYIRRRIDETPEFERIEKAHSPVREMLATQKSRVLASIGALVLTTTANYMILYMPTYASRQLGLAPSSGFIATLIAGLVVTVLTPIVGHWSDKVGRTRIMLGAGALFFLTVYPAFMFMNAHPSLPTLLAAVTWVALLKATYFAPIPALMGELFPPRTRTTGMAFGYNIGTTIFGGFTPLAVASLIAVTGNNLAPGLYLMMAAVVSLLTLVWARARLNAH, from the coding sequence ATGAACATGGATTCCGTCACCGCGCACCATCCGGGTCATCCGTCACACGAAGTGGTTTCGCCGCCCGTCCCGGGCAAGCGCGTCTCGCGCCTGATCATCGCGACATCGATCGGCAATGCGCTCGAGTTCTACGACCTGATCGCCTACGGCTACTTCGCGACCACGCTGTCGAAACTGTTCTTTCCCGCGCATGACGCGACGATTTCGCTGCTGCTCACGCTCGGCACGTTCGCGCTGTCCTATCTCGCACGGCCCATCGGCGCGCTCGTGCTCGGCTCGTATAGCGACCGCAAGGGCCGCAAGGCGTCGCTGACGCTGTCGATCGCGATGATGACGCTCGGCACCGGAATGGTCGCGCTGATGCCCACCTACGCGTCGATCGGATTGCTCGCGCCGATCGGCATTTTCGCGTCGAGGTTGTTGCAAGGCTTTTCGGCGGGCGGGGAGTTCGGCAGCTCGACGGCGTTCCTGATCGAACACGCGCCGGAGCGCAGCGGCTTCATGTCGAGCTGGCAGTTCTCCAGCCAGGGCGCCAGCACGCTGCTCGCGTCGGCGTTCGGCGCAGTGCTCACAGGCATGTTGACGCAACCGCAACTGGAAGGCTGGGGCTGGCGCATTCCGTTCCTGTTCGGCATGCTGATTGGCCCTGTCGGGCTGTACATTCGCCGGCGCATCGACGAGACGCCCGAATTCGAGCGCATCGAAAAAGCCCATTCCCCCGTGCGCGAGATGCTCGCGACGCAGAAGTCGCGCGTGCTGGCGTCGATCGGCGCGCTGGTGCTGACCACCACGGCCAATTACATGATTCTCTACATGCCGACCTACGCGTCGCGGCAACTCGGTCTGGCGCCTTCGTCGGGCTTCATCGCGACGCTGATCGCGGGGCTGGTCGTGACGGTGCTCACGCCCATCGTCGGGCACTGGTCGGACAAGGTGGGCCGCACGCGCATCATGCTCGGCGCGGGCGCGCTGTTTTTCCTGACTGTCTATCCGGCGTTCATGTTCATGAACGCGCACCCTTCGCTGCCGACACTGCTCGCCGCCGTCACGTGGGTCGCGCTGCTGAAGGCCACGTACTTCGCGCCGATTCCCGCGCTGATGGGCGAGCTTTTCCCGCCCCGCACACGCACCACGGGCATGGCGTTCGGCTACAACATCGGTACGACGATTTTTGGCGGCTTCACGCCGCTGGCGGTTGCGTCGCTGATCGCCGTGACGGGCAACAACCTCGCGCCGGGTCTCTATCTGATGATGGCCGCCGTCGTGAGCCTGCTGACGCTGGTCTGGGCACGGGCGCGGCTGAACGCACATTGA
- a CDS encoding serine hydrolase domain-containing protein gives MQHDLPQEIREAIQFSIDHESSWDRHADGKFGVHVNDPPPWNRLLGPIHDRGPVSGAVAVDGRLLASWGEPDRADLTFSIAKTYLAILAGVAHDRGLLPDPDEPVRVRVPGIGFDDPHNAPITWTQLLQQTSEWQGKCFSLADQADHYRAVTFGEPPNGNKGELRPLQPPGTYWEYNDVRINQLSLALLHLFGKPLPEVFREAIMRPVGASENWQWVGYDDAWIDIDGTRVQSVPGGSHWGGGMSVSANDQLKVAQMLLDGGMANGRRVLSAQWIARMQTPCALAPYYGYLVWLNTGRRVFPGVPETSYFGVGAGSSFMWIEPERRIALIVRWLDSQFADAFFGKMLNAIDKVCSR, from the coding sequence ATGCAACACGATTTGCCGCAGGAAATCCGCGAGGCCATCCAGTTTTCGATCGACCACGAATCGTCGTGGGATCGCCACGCCGACGGCAAGTTCGGCGTGCATGTGAACGATCCGCCGCCGTGGAACCGGTTGCTCGGACCGATCCATGACCGCGGACCGGTATCGGGCGCGGTGGCTGTCGACGGCCGGCTGCTCGCGAGCTGGGGCGAGCCGGATCGCGCCGACCTGACGTTCAGTATCGCGAAGACCTATCTCGCGATACTGGCAGGCGTCGCGCACGATCGCGGCCTGCTGCCCGATCCCGACGAGCCGGTGCGCGTGCGCGTACCCGGTATCGGCTTCGACGATCCGCACAACGCGCCCATCACCTGGACGCAGCTGTTGCAGCAGACGAGCGAATGGCAAGGCAAGTGCTTCAGCCTGGCCGATCAGGCCGATCACTATCGCGCCGTGACGTTCGGTGAGCCGCCCAACGGCAACAAGGGCGAGCTGCGCCCATTGCAGCCGCCCGGCACGTACTGGGAATACAACGACGTGCGCATCAACCAGCTGTCGCTCGCGCTGCTGCATCTGTTCGGCAAGCCTTTGCCCGAGGTGTTTCGCGAGGCCATCATGCGGCCGGTCGGCGCCAGCGAGAACTGGCAATGGGTCGGCTATGACGACGCGTGGATCGACATCGACGGCACGCGCGTGCAATCGGTGCCGGGCGGCTCGCACTGGGGCGGCGGCATGTCGGTGAGCGCGAACGATCAGCTGAAAGTCGCGCAGATGCTGCTCGACGGCGGCATGGCGAACGGACGCCGCGTGCTGTCGGCGCAATGGATTGCACGGATGCAAACGCCCTGCGCGCTCGCGCCGTACTACGGCTATCTGGTGTGGCTCAACACGGGGCGCCGCGTGTTTCCGGGCGTGCCGGAAACGAGTTACTTCGGCGTCGGCGCGGGCAGTTCGTTCATGTGGATCGAGCCGGAGCGGCGCATCGCGTTGATCGTGCGCTGGCTCGATTCGCAATTCGCGGATGCGTTCTTCGGCAAGATGCTGAATGCCATCGATAAGGTCTGTTCGCGGTAG
- a CDS encoding porin produces MKKLVLSTLSLALFGTAGAAHAQNSVTLYGLLDTGLTYSSNSGGHSNIQQASGILNGNRWGLRGSEDLGNGLKAIFTLESGFNLSTGNMGQNSRLFGRQAFVGLSSNQYGSVTLGRQYDNLVDNLGPLALNGTQYGGTLASHPYDNDNLNNSFRVSNSVKYQSVDYAGFKVGAMYGFSNEADGFADNRAYSVGATYTFGGLKVAAAYLQLNGAGTSNSSGAVSSDATFTASRQRTYGAGVSYAFGPANVGFVFTQTQLANATSIGASASGTSSGFTLNGNGAHFTNFEVNGRYALTPAWTLSGAYTYTDASLQGVDPKYHQVTLQTDYALSKRTDVYAEAAYQHVGSTGNSGITAHIVGVSASSSDSQVVGTVGIRHRF; encoded by the coding sequence ATGAAAAAGCTCGTACTCTCGACCCTCTCGCTCGCGTTGTTCGGCACGGCCGGTGCCGCGCACGCTCAGAATTCAGTCACGCTCTACGGCCTGCTCGACACGGGCCTGACGTACTCCAGCAATTCTGGCGGTCATAGCAACATCCAGCAGGCCAGCGGCATCCTGAACGGCAACCGTTGGGGCCTGCGCGGCTCGGAAGATCTCGGCAACGGTCTGAAGGCGATCTTCACTCTGGAAAGCGGCTTCAATCTGTCGACGGGCAACATGGGCCAGAACAGCCGCCTGTTCGGCCGTCAGGCATTCGTCGGGCTCTCGAGCAACCAGTACGGTTCCGTCACGCTCGGCCGCCAGTACGACAATCTCGTCGACAATCTGGGCCCGCTCGCGCTGAACGGCACACAATACGGCGGCACGCTCGCCTCGCACCCGTACGACAACGACAATCTGAACAACTCGTTCCGCGTCAGCAACTCGGTCAAGTATCAGAGCGTCGATTACGCAGGCTTCAAGGTCGGCGCGATGTACGGCTTCTCGAACGAAGCGGACGGCTTCGCGGACAACCGTGCGTATAGCGTCGGCGCGACGTACACGTTCGGCGGCCTGAAGGTTGCGGCGGCTTACCTGCAACTGAACGGCGCAGGCACGAGCAACTCGAGCGGCGCCGTCAGCAGCGACGCGACCTTCACGGCTTCGCGTCAACGCACGTACGGCGCAGGCGTCAGCTATGCGTTCGGCCCGGCTAACGTCGGCTTTGTGTTCACGCAGACGCAGCTCGCGAATGCGACGTCGATCGGCGCATCGGCGTCGGGCACGTCGAGCGGCTTCACGCTGAACGGCAACGGCGCGCACTTCACCAACTTCGAAGTGAACGGCCGTTACGCGCTCACGCCGGCATGGACGCTGTCGGGTGCGTACACGTACACCGATGCAAGCCTGCAAGGCGTCGATCCGAAGTACCACCAGGTCACGCTGCAAACGGATTACGCACTGTCCAAGCGCACTGACGTGTATGCCGAAGCGGCGTATCAGCATGTCGGCAGCACGGGCAATTCGGGCATTACCGCGCATATCGTCGGCGTGAGCGCTTCGTCGTCGGATTCGCAAGTAGTCGGCACCGTCGGCATCCGTCACCGCTTCTAA
- a CDS encoding DUF3563 family protein produces MFARISHLLGKMVASRDVSLHGDYLASSSDLADLERRMRQVDEEDHAYRMPFCGAVSRDQNSFGSKH; encoded by the coding sequence ATGTTTGCACGCATTTCCCACCTTCTCGGAAAAATGGTTGCTAGCCGTGACGTTTCGTTGCACGGCGACTATCTCGCGTCGTCGAGCGATCTGGCTGACCTCGAACGCCGCATGCGGCAGGTCGATGAGGAAGACCACGCGTATCGCATGCCGTTTTGCGGAGCGGTATCTCGCGATCAGAATTCGTTTGGGTCGAAGCATTGA
- a CDS encoding M20 family metallopeptidase: MTREIAIQNAAGQYDSGRFLNDLRRRVAYRTESQEADSGARLRGYLDDELTPLLTQWGFTCRVVDNPAKGAGPFLIAHRHEDDALPTVLSYGHGDVVRGYDAQWRDGLTPWDVTVDGERWYGRGTADNKGQHSINLAALKAVLDVRGGKLGFNLKLLFETGEEVGSPGLHALCTQRRDELAADVLIASDGPRLSAHRPTLFLGSRGLVNFKLELTLREGGHHSGNWGGLLRNPGVVLANAIASMVDANGKILVEGLRPPPIPDSVRRALAGIAVGGNPGEPTVDTDYGEPGLTPTERVFGWNNLEVLAFRTGNPDKPVNAIPPSAVAFMQIRFVVGTDWQQLEPVVREHLDRHGFGMVELKVERGAPATRVDPDNAWVQWALRSLRQTTGDEPVLLPNLGGTLPNDVFADVLGMPTLWVPHSYPGCSQHAPNEHLLGPVVRDGLRIMAGLFWDLGTQDSHATNPAPLASTTLA; this comes from the coding sequence TTGACTCGTGAAATCGCCATTCAAAACGCAGCCGGCCAATACGACTCCGGCCGCTTCCTCAACGATCTGCGCCGCCGCGTCGCATATCGCACGGAAAGCCAGGAAGCCGACAGCGGCGCACGCCTGCGCGGCTATCTCGACGACGAACTGACGCCGCTCCTCACCCAATGGGGCTTCACCTGCCGCGTCGTCGACAACCCGGCGAAGGGTGCGGGCCCGTTCCTCATCGCGCATCGCCACGAAGACGATGCCCTGCCCACGGTGCTCAGCTACGGCCACGGCGACGTCGTGCGCGGCTACGACGCGCAGTGGCGCGACGGCCTCACGCCGTGGGACGTCACCGTCGACGGCGAACGCTGGTACGGCCGCGGCACCGCCGACAACAAAGGCCAGCACAGCATCAATCTCGCCGCACTGAAAGCCGTGCTCGACGTGCGCGGCGGCAAGCTCGGCTTCAACCTGAAACTGCTGTTCGAAACGGGCGAGGAAGTCGGCTCGCCAGGTCTGCACGCACTGTGCACGCAACGGCGCGACGAACTCGCCGCCGATGTGCTGATCGCCTCCGACGGCCCGCGCCTGTCCGCGCATCGTCCGACGCTCTTTCTCGGCTCGCGCGGCCTCGTCAATTTCAAGCTCGAACTGACGCTGCGTGAAGGCGGCCATCATTCGGGCAACTGGGGCGGGCTGCTGCGCAATCCAGGCGTCGTGCTCGCCAACGCGATTGCGTCGATGGTCGATGCGAACGGCAAGATACTCGTCGAAGGGCTGCGTCCGCCGCCCATTCCCGACTCCGTGCGCCGCGCACTCGCCGGCATCGCCGTCGGCGGCAATCCCGGCGAACCTACCGTCGATACCGACTACGGCGAGCCTGGCCTCACGCCCACCGAGCGCGTGTTCGGCTGGAACAACCTCGAAGTGCTCGCGTTTCGCACCGGCAACCCCGACAAGCCCGTCAATGCGATTCCGCCGTCGGCCGTCGCGTTCATGCAGATCCGCTTCGTGGTCGGCACCGACTGGCAGCAGCTGGAACCCGTCGTCCGCGAACATCTGGACAGGCACGGCTTCGGCATGGTCGAGCTGAAGGTGGAGCGCGGCGCGCCCGCGACCCGCGTCGATCCCGACAACGCGTGGGTGCAGTGGGCGCTGCGCTCGCTGCGTCAGACGACAGGCGACGAACCCGTGCTGCTGCCGAACCTCGGCGGCACGCTACCCAACGACGTCTTCGCCGACGTGCTCGGCATGCCGACGCTATGGGTGCCGCACTCGTATCCCGGCTGCTCGCAGCACGCGCCGAACGAGCATCTGCTGGGCCCCGTCGTGCGCGACGGACTTCGCATCATGGCTGGACTCTTCTGGGATCTGGGCACGCAGGACAGCCACGCAACCAATCCCGCACCGCTTGCTTCGACAACCCTTGCATAA
- a CDS encoding GntT/GntP/DsdX family permease has product MHLTAALTPWSAHDTRLVLSCALGLALIIVFISALKLAPFLSILIGTFAAGFAAQLPLDVVASSFSKGAGALLGDVGIIIALGAMLGALMADSGAADRLVSTILEHSTPRRLPWLMALVAIIIGLPLFFEVGLVMMVPIIFVMARRSQQPILRIAIPALAGMTTLHALLPPHPGPLIAVSALHADLGITLGLGLIVAIPAVILAGPLYGIALSKRMRIAEPEEMGKLFRAGSTQTELPGFTISLVTILMPVVLMLGRTVAKLALAKDTLLFDTLDFLGEPIIALGLTVIFAIVALGWSRGMSRDRVGGILRKSLPPIAALLLTIGAGGGLKQTLVAAGISTTIGKIAVGAHMPLLLLAWLIAVALRQATGSATVATTTTAGIVAPVVAGLSATHNSLMALAIGAGSVFFCHVNDAGFWMVREYFGLQLKQTVFVWSILQTIVSVVGLVGTLVLWGVLG; this is encoded by the coding sequence GTGCATCTCACTGCCGCCCTGACCCCGTGGTCCGCCCACGACACACGCCTCGTTCTCTCGTGCGCGCTCGGCCTTGCGCTGATCATCGTCTTCATCAGCGCGCTCAAGCTCGCGCCGTTCCTGTCGATCCTGATCGGCACATTCGCTGCGGGCTTCGCCGCGCAGCTTCCGCTCGACGTCGTCGCCAGCTCGTTCAGCAAAGGCGCAGGCGCGCTGCTAGGCGACGTCGGCATCATCATTGCGCTCGGCGCGATGCTGGGCGCGCTGATGGCCGATTCGGGCGCGGCCGACCGGCTCGTGTCGACGATCCTCGAACATTCCACCCCACGCCGCCTGCCCTGGTTGATGGCGCTCGTCGCGATCATCATCGGCTTGCCGCTGTTCTTCGAAGTGGGTCTCGTGATGATGGTGCCCATCATCTTCGTGATGGCACGCCGCTCGCAGCAGCCGATCCTGCGTATCGCGATTCCCGCGCTCGCCGGCATGACCACGCTGCACGCGCTATTGCCGCCGCATCCGGGTCCGCTGATCGCGGTGAGCGCGCTGCATGCCGATCTCGGCATCACGCTCGGCCTCGGGCTGATCGTCGCGATTCCCGCCGTGATCCTCGCGGGGCCGCTCTATGGCATCGCGCTGTCCAAGCGCATGCGGATCGCCGAACCGGAGGAAATGGGCAAGCTGTTTCGCGCCGGGTCGACGCAAACCGAACTGCCCGGCTTCACCATATCGCTGGTGACGATTCTGATGCCCGTCGTGCTGATGCTCGGCCGCACGGTGGCGAAACTCGCGCTTGCAAAGGACACGCTGTTGTTCGACACGCTCGACTTTCTCGGCGAGCCGATCATCGCACTCGGCCTGACGGTGATTTTCGCGATCGTCGCGCTCGGCTGGTCGCGCGGCATGTCGCGCGATCGCGTCGGCGGCATCTTGCGCAAGAGCCTGCCGCCCATCGCGGCGCTGCTGCTGACGATCGGCGCGGGCGGCGGTCTGAAACAGACGCTCGTCGCCGCCGGCATCAGCACCACGATCGGCAAGATTGCCGTCGGCGCGCACATGCCGCTGCTGTTGCTCGCGTGGCTGATCGCCGTCGCGCTGCGTCAGGCGACGGGCTCGGCCACGGTCGCCACCACGACGACAGCGGGCATCGTGGCGCCTGTCGTCGCAGGGCTGTCAGCGACGCACAATTCGTTGATGGCGCTCGCCATCGGCGCGGGTTCGGTGTTCTTCTGCCACGTCAACGACGCGGGCTTCTGGATGGTCCGCGAATACTTCGGACTGCAACTGAAGCAGACGGTGTTCGTCTGGTCGATTCTGCAGACTATCGTTTCGGTGGTGGGGCTGGTGGGGACGCTGGTGTTGTGGGGCGTGTTGGGCTAA
- a CDS encoding LysR family transcriptional regulator produces MDNTALRYFLEVARSGSLSKASERLFVAVSALSRQIGKLEEELGTPLFERRPRGMVLSDAGRLLADYARRSVLETERVIGEIRGLAEEGRATIRVASSEGVAPHFLPQVFAHFLKTYPSTHFQLDVSAPSVATQRVREGTTDIAVCFSLAPEKEINVHYSQRAPIFALVRRGHPLAARESVSLKDLMPWPLAMDNQGVTIRQLFDISCSLEGLIFEPVFVSNYHAALQSFVRHTDAVTLTGYLTVRSRLDVDGLAAVPITNAELHQRTLQVQTMAGRTLPHTMQVFLDLLMRAIEEPEVVD; encoded by the coding sequence ATGGACAACACAGCACTGCGTTACTTTCTGGAAGTGGCCCGCAGCGGGTCGCTGAGCAAGGCATCGGAGCGGCTCTTCGTCGCCGTGTCGGCGCTGAGCCGGCAGATCGGCAAGCTCGAGGAGGAACTCGGCACGCCGTTATTCGAGCGGCGTCCGCGCGGCATGGTGCTGAGCGATGCGGGACGGCTGCTGGCCGACTACGCGCGGCGCAGCGTGCTGGAAACCGAGCGTGTGATCGGCGAGATTCGCGGACTGGCCGAGGAGGGCCGGGCGACGATCCGCGTCGCCAGTTCCGAAGGCGTCGCGCCGCATTTTCTGCCGCAGGTGTTCGCGCATTTCCTGAAAACGTATCCGTCGACGCATTTTCAGCTCGACGTCTCCGCGCCTTCCGTGGCGACACAGCGGGTGAGGGAAGGGACGACCGATATCGCCGTGTGTTTCAGCCTGGCGCCGGAGAAGGAGATCAATGTGCACTATTCGCAGCGCGCGCCGATTTTCGCGCTGGTGCGGCGCGGGCATCCGCTGGCGGCGCGCGAGTCGGTGTCGTTGAAGGATCTCATGCCATGGCCGCTCGCCATGGACAACCAGGGCGTGACGATCCGGCAGTTGTTCGATATTTCATGCAGCCTCGAAGGGCTGATCTTCGAGCCGGTGTTCGTCAGCAACTATCACGCCGCGCTGCAGAGCTTCGTGCGGCACACGGATGCCGTCACGCTGACGGGCTATCTGACGGTGCGCAGCCGGCTCGACGTCGACGGATTGGCCGCGGTGCCGATTACGAATGCGGAATTGCATCAGCGCACGCTCCAGGTTCAGACCATGGCGGGCCGCACGCTGCCGCATACGATGCAGGTGTTTCTCGATCTGTTGATGCGGGCGATCGAAGAGCCGGAGGTGGTGGATTGA
- a CDS encoding IS110 family RNA-guided transposase, translating to MEPTTIAIDLAKRVFQIHYVEPDTGTIRSKVLKRAQLVPFFANRPASRVVMEACGSAHHWARVLARLGHDVRLIAAQFVRPFVKSNKNDAADAAAIWEAAQRPGMRFVAVKTEDQQAMLAMHRIRQQLVRIRVMQVNQLRGLLYEFGVVLPQGRRASIEAAKLALASLADQLPAMLADSLQDQFSRLRELDEQIARLERRILDWRRNDDACRRISEIPGVGVLTATAAVSVIGQAKTFRSGREFAAYLGLVPRQNGSGGKVKLGGISKRGDVYLRTLLIHGARSVISAAKHLPERLRALLTRRPTNVVAVALANKMARTIWALLAYGRTYQPTPA from the coding sequence ATGGAACCCACGACCATTGCCATCGACCTGGCCAAACGCGTATTCCAGATTCACTATGTCGAGCCAGATACTGGCACGATTCGCAGCAAGGTTCTCAAACGCGCCCAGCTCGTGCCGTTCTTTGCCAACCGGCCTGCGAGTCGTGTCGTCATGGAAGCCTGTGGCAGCGCCCATCACTGGGCCCGCGTCCTGGCGCGACTTGGCCACGACGTGCGGCTCATCGCAGCCCAGTTCGTGCGGCCGTTCGTGAAGTCGAACAAGAATGACGCAGCCGACGCTGCGGCGATCTGGGAAGCCGCCCAGCGTCCAGGCATGCGGTTCGTGGCCGTCAAGACCGAAGACCAGCAGGCCATGCTCGCAATGCACCGCATCCGCCAACAACTGGTCCGCATTCGCGTCATGCAGGTCAACCAGCTTCGTGGACTGCTCTATGAATTCGGAGTCGTCCTGCCTCAGGGGCGCCGGGCATCAATCGAGGCCGCCAAACTCGCGCTGGCCTCACTGGCCGACCAGCTGCCAGCTATGCTCGCAGACAGCCTGCAGGATCAATTCTCGCGACTTCGTGAACTCGACGAGCAGATCGCACGGCTCGAACGTCGCATTCTCGACTGGCGGCGCAACGACGACGCATGCCGTCGCATCTCGGAGATTCCTGGCGTGGGTGTGCTCACCGCGACTGCGGCGGTATCTGTGATCGGACAGGCAAAGACGTTCCGTTCAGGGCGAGAGTTTGCCGCTTATCTGGGCCTGGTGCCACGACAGAACGGTTCTGGCGGCAAGGTGAAGCTCGGTGGCATCAGCAAACGCGGTGACGTGTATTTACGAACGCTGCTGATCCACGGCGCCCGATCCGTTATCTCAGCGGCGAAACATCTGCCGGAACGACTGCGTGCACTGTTGACCCGACGTCCCACGAACGTCGTCGCTGTCGCGCTGGCCAACAAGATGGCGCGAACGATCTGGGCGCTGCTAGCGTACGGCCGAACGTATCAGCCGACACCGGCGTAG